A single window of Micrococcales bacterium DNA harbors:
- a CDS encoding PIG-L family deacetylase: protein MSEFDRVLVVMAHPDDIDFWGVGTVMQWVRSGVAVTYALVTRGDAGGFGEEARDRIGQTRQQEQLEAARLAGVSDVRFLDGYQDGKVQVSDDLVGDITSLIREVKPDRVLTQSPDRNWYDVRLSHPDHLAVGEAVARAVYPFARNPFAFPELAKQGLEPWVVSELWFLGDPAPNQVVDVTNTFPEREEAVMVHASQHPNPDLARQRLREGMTAAGRAAGLPDGHWAETFRVIQIAH, encoded by the coding sequence ATGAGTGAGTTTGATCGGGTCTTAGTGGTCATGGCGCATCCAGACGACATCGATTTTTGGGGTGTCGGTACCGTCATGCAGTGGGTCCGTTCTGGCGTGGCCGTCACCTACGCCTTGGTTACCAGGGGCGATGCCGGTGGCTTTGGCGAAGAGGCCAGAGACCGGATCGGCCAAACCAGACAGCAAGAACAACTCGAGGCGGCGCGACTGGCTGGAGTCAGCGACGTCCGCTTCCTTGACGGCTACCAGGACGGCAAAGTCCAGGTCAGTGATGATCTGGTTGGTGACATCACCAGCCTGATCAGGGAAGTCAAACCTGACCGTGTGCTAACTCAAAGCCCGGACCGGAATTGGTACGACGTTCGGTTGTCTCATCCCGATCACCTGGCGGTGGGCGAGGCGGTGGCCCGAGCCGTTTACCCATTTGCGCGCAACCCGTTCGCCTTTCCAGAACTAGCCAAACAAGGTCTTGAGCCGTGGGTTGTGTCCGAGCTCTGGTTCCTGGGCGACCCGGCGCCAAACCAGGTGGTCGACGTGACCAACACCTTCCCTGAGCGCGAAGAGGCCGTTATGGTTCACGCCTCGCAGCACCCAAATCCGGATCTGGCTAGGCAGCGCCTACGGGAGGGAATGACGGCAGCCGGCCGGGCAGCTGGTTTGCCAGATGGCCACTGGGCCGAGACTTTCAGAGTGATCCAGATCGCCCACTGA
- a CDS encoding queuosine precursor transporter, protein MQNSAARSTYATLTALFCALLVISNVSAVKLIGLGDITVAGHTFDVTVDGGVFLFPLTYIIGDVLAEVFGFKAARWAIVLGFVASALAVASFWVVQQAPPAQNWSGQAAYQEILGFVPRIVLASLLAYLAGQLLNAWTLTVIKRRTRGQALWARLIGSTLVGEMADTMVFCTVAFLGIITGAQFIGYVVLGYVYKVLIEVVLLPVTYRVVALVRRRSA, encoded by the coding sequence GTGCAGAACTCGGCCGCTCGTTCGACCTACGCCACTTTGACGGCGTTGTTCTGCGCCTTGTTGGTGATTTCGAACGTCTCAGCGGTCAAGCTGATTGGCTTGGGTGACATCACCGTGGCCGGCCACACTTTCGATGTCACCGTTGACGGCGGCGTCTTCTTGTTTCCCCTGACCTACATCATTGGCGACGTTCTGGCCGAGGTTTTTGGCTTCAAGGCTGCGCGCTGGGCCATTGTCCTGGGTTTCGTCGCCTCGGCCCTGGCAGTTGCCAGTTTCTGGGTCGTTCAGCAGGCCCCGCCGGCCCAGAACTGGTCTGGTCAGGCGGCCTACCAGGAAATCTTGGGTTTTGTCCCACGCATTGTCCTGGCCTCGCTGCTGGCCTATCTGGCTGGGCAGCTGCTCAACGCCTGGACGCTGACGGTGATCAAGCGGCGGACCAGGGGCCAGGCCCTGTGGGCGCGGTTGATCGGTTCAACTCTGGTGGGTGAAATGGCTGACACCATGGTCTTTTGCACGGTGGCCTTCTTAGGCATAATCACGGGGGCGCAGTTCATCGGTTATGTCGTCTTGGGCTACGTTTACAAGGTCTTGATCGAGGTGGTGTTATTACCGGTTACCTACCGCGTTGTGGCGTTGGTGCGCCGTCGGAGCGCCTAG